In the genome of Hyphobacterium sp. CCMP332, one region contains:
- a CDS encoding outer membrane beta-barrel protein gives MKSNRFIHIVRGAIASLIFFLALAMIAFDTLAQKSEEKDCGEVLDQARRFYQLGQIEKVPGVLESCMDGGFSKEQKSEAYELMVLTYQYDNQPVQAEEKYIELLRHDPEYTINELNTPNELLRLYKTYHAPPVYSIGFLGGVNMAFGQRTQSFGLSNAERELSDYSNDGLGFQVGLTVKRYISKKFELNLDLMYNNVRYQRTLNQLAFANIVFKEDQKMFKFPMTLTYGFEMGKFSPYIRLGGGISYMFSSEAIVERLYSETSQLPDVTGPPIDVSGQRNDINFFSTAGIGLRFKIPRGVIVLDARHNWYFLQQNRPSKRYENNILVYEYHYIDDDFKLGNYSFSLGYTYSFHKIKLIKKRNEVTKKEE, from the coding sequence ATGAAAAGTAATAGATTTATACATATCGTCAGAGGTGCTATAGCAAGTTTGATTTTCTTTCTTGCATTGGCGATGATTGCTTTTGATACCCTTGCCCAAAAAAGTGAAGAAAAAGACTGCGGAGAAGTTCTTGATCAAGCCCGAAGATTTTATCAGTTGGGCCAAATTGAAAAGGTCCCAGGAGTTCTGGAAAGTTGTATGGATGGAGGATTTTCAAAAGAACAAAAATCCGAAGCTTATGAATTAATGGTTTTGACATATCAATACGATAACCAACCGGTTCAAGCGGAAGAAAAATATATTGAACTGCTTCGTCATGATCCGGAGTATACCATTAACGAGTTGAATACACCGAATGAATTATTAAGGTTGTATAAAACTTACCACGCCCCACCGGTGTATTCCATTGGTTTTTTAGGAGGTGTCAACATGGCATTTGGACAAAGAACACAAAGCTTTGGACTGAGTAATGCAGAAAGAGAACTTTCGGATTATTCCAATGATGGCTTGGGTTTTCAGGTGGGCCTAACGGTTAAAAGATATATTTCTAAAAAATTTGAGTTGAATCTTGATTTGATGTATAACAATGTTAGGTATCAGAGAACCCTAAATCAATTGGCCTTTGCAAATATCGTATTTAAGGAAGATCAAAAAATGTTCAAATTTCCTATGACACTAACTTATGGCTTTGAAATGGGAAAATTCAGCCCTTATATCAGATTAGGTGGAGGTATTTCATATATGTTCAGTTCGGAAGCCATAGTGGAGAGATTGTATTCTGAAACCAGCCAATTGCCGGATGTTACAGGCCCGCCTATTGATGTTTCCGGACAAAGAAATGATATCAATTTTTTCTCAACAGCCGGAATTGGATTAAGATTTAAAATTCCAAGAGGTGTGATTGTACTGGACGCTAGACATAACTGGTATTTTTTACAACAAAATCGACCTTCGAAGAGATATGAGAATAATATTTTGGTGTATGAGTACCATTATATTGACGATGATTTTAAGCTGGGTAACTATTCATTCTCATTGGGTTACACCTATTCATTTCACAAAATAAAATTGATTAAGAAAAGAAATGAAGTTACCAAAAAGGAAGAATAA
- a CDS encoding SpoIIE family protein phosphatase, with amino-acid sequence MKKTTIQRQIILNVILPVAGALSLIAVINYVNTNRLLTKASENKSELISTEIKNILEFQDFTTNIIEDNLNQEITITSKYLVEEVLKSTDNIESLSLDSIRKSLELNPELWDFYVINREGIIVNTTFDPDKGLNYFDFGPKFKEYLLERFKQNKLHTERLTFEKNSNRKRKYSYQPTLDGKFIVEIGVYSDDATTLLENFREQLSRIAEEQESIVAVDLFIGKENPISFTSEAKISDDHIHAYVNAIETKSKTKVIDSESNIVTEFIYLGRENTDLYKDAAIRIISDRSAQIAELRKELFILLLIFGITMAILLSIIVNRSQKITDPLKKLVVNVNRITEGNLNERAQVVGNNEITTLSEKFNLMLERLEESYNDLERKVIERTKEISQQKEEIEAQRDTLVQNNHHLEQAYHEIEEQKKRITDSIRYAQRIQRVILPPKEYVNNILPEAFIIYLPKDIVSGDFYWVTDNEDFINFAAVDCTGHGVPGAFMSLVGNNNLNSAIRNVEEIKPSLILESLNKGVTNVLRQREEDSEIKDGMDIALCSIDKNRNKLQFAGAYRPLYFVRKGALTEIKGDKNPIGGGELAQAKTFTNHEFELEKGDCVYIFSDGFTDQFGGPDGKKFMPKQLKKILSSVSKEPIDIQEKTIRKAFNDWKGDEEQLDDVLIIGLRIS; translated from the coding sequence ATGAAGAAAACCACAATTCAAAGACAAATAATCTTAAATGTGATCCTCCCCGTAGCAGGCGCATTGTCTTTAATTGCTGTAATAAATTATGTGAATACAAATCGCTTGCTAACAAAAGCCAGTGAGAATAAAAGTGAACTGATTTCAACAGAGATAAAGAATATTCTTGAATTTCAGGATTTTACGACCAATATAATTGAAGACAACCTCAATCAGGAAATTACCATTACAAGCAAATACCTGGTAGAAGAAGTTCTTAAAAGCACTGATAATATTGAATCGCTTTCACTTGATTCAATCCGCAAAAGTTTAGAATTAAATCCGGAATTATGGGACTTTTATGTAATCAATCGTGAAGGGATAATAGTAAATACAACATTTGACCCTGATAAAGGATTAAACTATTTTGATTTTGGGCCTAAATTTAAAGAATACCTCCTTGAACGTTTTAAGCAAAATAAACTCCATACAGAACGCCTAACTTTTGAAAAAAACAGCAATAGAAAAAGAAAATACTCTTATCAACCTACACTTGATGGAAAATTCATTGTTGAAATAGGCGTTTATTCTGATGATGCCACTACCCTGCTGGAAAATTTCCGAGAACAATTAAGTCGAATTGCGGAAGAACAGGAGAGCATTGTTGCAGTCGATCTTTTCATAGGTAAGGAAAATCCCATTTCCTTTACTTCAGAGGCTAAGATTTCGGATGATCATATTCATGCTTATGTCAACGCAATAGAAACAAAATCCAAGACAAAAGTAATTGATAGCGAAAGCAACATAGTCACAGAATTTATATACCTGGGTCGTGAAAATACCGATTTGTATAAAGATGCCGCGATCAGGATTATTTCTGACAGAAGTGCACAAATTGCTGAATTGAGAAAAGAATTGTTCATCCTGTTATTAATATTCGGAATTACCATGGCAATTCTTCTATCAATTATTGTTAACCGTTCGCAGAAAATAACAGACCCACTAAAAAAATTAGTGGTGAACGTAAATCGAATAACTGAAGGAAACTTGAATGAAAGAGCACAGGTAGTAGGAAATAATGAAATTACAACGCTCTCAGAGAAATTCAACCTCATGCTTGAGCGCCTTGAAGAATCATACAATGACCTGGAAAGAAAAGTAATTGAAAGAACCAAAGAAATTTCTCAGCAAAAAGAAGAGATTGAAGCGCAAAGAGATACACTCGTTCAAAATAATCATCATTTGGAACAGGCGTATCACGAAATCGAAGAACAGAAAAAAAGAATTACAGATAGCATAAGATATGCACAACGAATTCAAAGAGTGATTTTGCCTCCGAAAGAATACGTGAATAATATATTACCGGAAGCATTTATTATTTATTTACCAAAAGACATTGTAAGTGGAGATTTTTATTGGGTGACGGACAATGAGGATTTTATAAATTTTGCGGCGGTTGATTGCACAGGACATGGTGTGCCAGGTGCCTTTATGTCATTGGTAGGAAATAACAATTTAAATTCAGCAATTCGAAATGTAGAAGAAATTAAGCCCTCTTTGATTTTAGAATCGCTCAATAAAGGAGTGACTAATGTATTACGTCAAAGAGAAGAAGATTCTGAAATTAAGGATGGAATGGACATTGCATTGTGTTCCATAGATAAAAATAGGAATAAATTGCAATTCGCCGGTGCTTATCGACCATTGTATTTTGTAAGAAAAGGTGCTCTTACTGAAATTAAGGGTGATAAAAATCCCATAGGTGGTGGAGAATTGGCACAAGCCAAAACCTTTACAAATCACGAGTTTGAATTAGAAAAAGGAGATTGTGTTTATATTTTCTCCGATGGTTTCACTGATCAGTTTGGAGGCCCCGATGGCAAAAAATTTATGCCAAAGCAATTAAAAAAGATACTATCATCCGTTTCGAAGGAACCAATAGATATTCAGGAAAAAACCATAAGAAAAGCATTTAATGACTGGAAAGGAGATGAGGAACAACTCGATGATGTATTGATCATTGGACTGAGAATTTCCTGA
- a CDS encoding HEAT repeat domain-containing protein, which yields MAFNLGTTLEIEERETNKVILFTLQSFFIGVFISTFEIGSTSLFLEYFNQSDLPKAFIISGLAGVVFTTIFTSLQRSIKFKNLSLINLFVISVLTILLRYSFNFTDDPMLIYLVFIFMGPLKVIAFLGFWGMASRVFSLRQGKRLFGLIDSGQVFGAILIGFSTVLIMQFLPDTKDLLVISSGSILVTLILQFLVNKRYGGEIVESLDLDDQIDDNEQSYKFLKSSYIQFMVFFVVLSTITVFFIYNSFLTVTKDQFPESRDLTNFLGFFISMVMIFSFLFKTFLYSRLIQMYGLKVVLIILPILLFIITISASIVGTVFGFTQATSVNFTLFFILIALSQLFSLSLKNSLEVPAFKILYQPLPKKIRYDVQARIDGIVNESSAVLAGLILLGLSLLEFIELIHFSYSLILIISIWIYITVKLYNYYKSTLQDSLSRGSKSSGSVKGEARIRSLIKGELQTESSDKIIRSLQLTANYEPNLFEIFISDLIQSEKNELQSYALQKVADYNLLSLRSGIKELIKSTNNSTLKKQAEDVLISLEETDKRVSQAEMLYGLVNSREYEDRVFAAKILGEIKFDDHLNLMTELIKDHHPKVKKAAIAAIAKLNLPELWPKLVENLNNNDCVQAATSAIISIGDRILPTLEQSFYKSGYSAETMLQIIRIYGIIGGKNAEEYLLKKINYPDGRIVKQSLLALKSCNYKAATDKRGNIHQTIETTISNILWNLVALENLKGDEITENLVEALEQEVKENYEFLFLLLSLAYDPQSIKYVQENIETGTTEGIGYAIELLDIFIAEEIKPKLFPILEDNSLADKIRQLEPYFPVAEYSKEGLIRQIINRNYNYTNRWTKACALLAVLKLEEPKVSDDLIAILFNQDVLLRQSAAWVIYNISEEVYHECTNRIPEKEKRILDEAIALKIQYGYPLLYDLTLALSKSNGFAKVNKSVICKMADQLKMSKSLKNITVLDSQDSEHFNLYYLWEGSLSEKHNEKVEVYVEKGQVFGPVIWNVGTQETVKLIAESDCIYFVLKEDFLFDLMNQHNSLAHAIYTLAKEGHAIQFS from the coding sequence ATGGCCTTCAATTTAGGTACTACTCTTGAAATTGAAGAAAGAGAAACTAACAAAGTAATCCTTTTTACTTTACAGTCATTTTTCATTGGAGTATTCATTTCTACATTTGAAATTGGCTCAACTTCACTTTTTCTTGAATATTTCAATCAATCTGATCTTCCGAAAGCTTTCATTATTTCGGGATTAGCAGGAGTGGTTTTTACAACCATTTTCACAAGTCTCCAAAGGTCTATAAAATTTAAAAATCTAAGTCTTATTAATCTTTTTGTTATAAGTGTGCTAACCATTCTGTTGCGCTATAGCTTTAATTTCACGGATGACCCCATGCTAATTTACCTTGTATTCATTTTCATGGGTCCGCTAAAGGTTATTGCATTTTTAGGATTTTGGGGAATGGCATCCCGGGTATTTTCGCTTAGGCAGGGAAAAAGACTATTTGGATTAATCGATTCAGGACAGGTCTTTGGTGCAATACTCATTGGGTTTTCTACTGTATTGATCATGCAGTTTTTGCCGGACACCAAAGACCTCCTTGTCATTTCTTCAGGTAGTATTTTGGTGACATTAATTTTGCAATTTTTAGTCAACAAAAGGTACGGCGGGGAAATTGTAGAATCCTTGGACCTTGATGATCAAATTGATGATAATGAACAAAGCTATAAATTCCTTAAAAGCTCATACATCCAGTTCATGGTGTTTTTTGTGGTTTTATCTACTATTACCGTCTTCTTTATTTACAATTCATTCTTAACGGTGACTAAAGATCAGTTTCCCGAATCAAGAGACCTTACAAATTTCCTCGGATTTTTTATATCCATGGTAATGATATTTAGCTTTCTATTCAAAACGTTTCTATACAGTAGGCTAATACAGATGTATGGCCTTAAAGTAGTACTGATCATTCTTCCGATACTGCTTTTTATTATAACCATCTCGGCTTCAATTGTCGGTACAGTTTTTGGATTTACGCAAGCCACGTCGGTTAATTTCACCTTGTTTTTTATTCTAATTGCCTTAAGCCAATTATTTTCATTGTCTCTTAAAAACTCTTTAGAAGTCCCGGCCTTTAAAATATTATATCAGCCACTTCCAAAGAAAATCCGATACGATGTTCAGGCCAGAATTGACGGAATTGTCAATGAGTCTTCTGCAGTACTTGCCGGTTTAATATTATTGGGACTAAGCCTTTTGGAATTTATTGAACTCATTCATTTTTCCTATTCTCTCATTTTAATAATTTCGATCTGGATTTATATTACCGTAAAGCTTTATAATTATTACAAAAGCACCTTACAGGACTCTCTCTCTCGTGGCTCCAAATCATCTGGCTCGGTAAAAGGAGAGGCCAGGATACGATCTTTAATAAAGGGCGAATTACAAACTGAGTCATCAGATAAAATTATACGTTCTCTTCAGCTCACGGCGAATTATGAACCGAATCTTTTTGAAATTTTTATATCAGATTTAATCCAAAGCGAAAAAAATGAATTGCAAAGCTATGCCTTGCAAAAAGTTGCAGACTATAATTTGCTATCTCTGAGATCAGGGATAAAAGAATTAATTAAATCCACAAATAATAGCACGCTGAAGAAGCAGGCTGAAGATGTACTCATTAGTCTTGAAGAAACAGACAAAAGGGTAAGTCAGGCAGAAATGTTATATGGCCTTGTTAACTCCAGAGAATATGAAGACAGGGTATTTGCAGCAAAGATACTGGGAGAAATAAAATTCGATGATCATTTAAATTTAATGACCGAACTTATAAAAGATCATCATCCAAAAGTTAAAAAAGCGGCGATTGCAGCAATTGCCAAACTCAATTTACCCGAGCTCTGGCCCAAGCTTGTAGAAAATCTCAATAATAACGATTGCGTTCAGGCTGCAACCTCTGCCATTATTTCTATTGGCGACAGAATATTGCCTACACTCGAACAATCCTTTTACAAATCAGGCTATTCGGCCGAAACGATGTTACAAATTATTAGGATTTATGGCATAATCGGTGGAAAAAATGCTGAAGAATACCTTTTAAAGAAAATAAATTATCCCGATGGAAGAATTGTAAAGCAATCATTATTAGCTTTAAAATCATGCAACTATAAAGCAGCGACAGATAAAAGGGGAAACATCCACCAAACAATCGAAACCACCATTTCAAACATTTTGTGGAATCTTGTTGCGCTCGAGAATTTAAAAGGTGACGAAATAACAGAGAATCTGGTAGAAGCGCTTGAACAGGAAGTTAAAGAAAATTACGAATTTTTATTTCTATTACTTTCACTTGCCTACGATCCTCAGTCTATTAAATATGTACAGGAGAATATTGAAACCGGAACAACCGAAGGGATTGGTTATGCAATAGAACTTTTAGACATTTTTATCGCGGAAGAAATTAAACCAAAATTATTCCCAATTCTCGAGGATAATTCTCTCGCAGATAAAATCAGACAATTAGAACCTTATTTTCCTGTTGCAGAATATTCAAAAGAAGGCCTGATCAGACAAATTATTAACCGAAATTACAACTATACTAATCGTTGGACTAAAGCATGTGCATTGTTGGCCGTATTAAAACTAGAAGAGCCAAAAGTGAGCGATGATTTAATTGCTATACTCTTTAATCAGGACGTTCTTTTAAGGCAAAGTGCGGCATGGGTTATTTATAATATTAGTGAAGAAGTTTACCATGAGTGTACCAATAGGATTCCGGAAAAGGAAAAAAGAATACTTGATGAAGCTATTGCCTTAAAAATTCAATACGGGTATCCTTTGCTTTATGACCTAACCCTTGCTCTTTCAAAGTCGAATGGATTTGCCAAGGTGAATAAATCGGTGATATGCAAAATGGCTGATCAATTAAAAATGTCCAAATCACTTAAAAATATTACCGTACTGGATAGTCAGGATTCTGAGCATTTTAATCTTTATTACTTATGGGAAGGAAGCTTATCAGAAAAACATAACGAAAAAGTCGAAGTTTACGTAGAAAAAGGACAGGTTTTCGGCCCTGTTATTTGGAACGTCGGTACACAGGAAACCGTAAAATTAATTGCAGAAAGTGACTGTATTTATTTTGTATTAAAGGAAGACTTCCTTTTTGACCTTATGAATCAACATAATTCTCTCGCCCACGCAATTTATACTTTGGCTAAAGAAGGACATGCAATACAATTCTCCTGA
- a CDS encoding helix-hairpin-helix domain-containing protein translates to MKKLRKYLIEVFGFSQSESKGFIIFFLLVLVFFILSNFLPDLVFQPEISHNTNSIKIQDYIKEVPRQLSQTQRNSLNEKTVSDPNTMSFMDWRNIGLDQILADRIISFRLNGGRFIIKEDLKKIYGLNDSIYNEIDSYLAIAHIEPSKKRYSAFNNNFNKNRFKKKSEIPNIHEQLPDLNKCDSSDLLFIKGIGPKRASRIIKYRNRLGGFKNITQLKEVYGIDSIVFNNLISNTTLNEDSAIYKINLNTVSFEELLKHPYMDYNTCKVIINYRKQHGKFERLEELKQIKIIDSDFITRMGPYLQFL, encoded by the coding sequence GTGAAAAAGCTGCGAAAATATTTGATAGAAGTCTTTGGGTTCAGTCAATCCGAAAGTAAGGGTTTTATCATATTCTTTTTGCTGGTTTTAGTCTTTTTTATTCTATCCAATTTTTTACCTGATCTGGTATTTCAGCCTGAGATTTCGCACAACACCAATTCGATAAAAATTCAGGATTATATAAAAGAAGTCCCTCGTCAATTAAGTCAAACTCAAAGAAATAGTCTTAATGAAAAGACCGTTTCCGATCCAAATACCATGAGTTTTATGGATTGGAGAAATATAGGATTAGACCAAATACTGGCTGACAGAATTATCTCTTTTCGTTTGAATGGGGGAAGATTTATCATTAAAGAAGACCTGAAAAAAATATACGGTTTAAACGATTCAATTTATAATGAAATTGATTCATATTTAGCCATAGCCCACATCGAGCCATCCAAAAAAAGATACAGCGCTTTTAATAATAATTTCAATAAAAACAGATTCAAAAAAAAATCTGAAATCCCAAACATTCATGAACAATTGCCAGATTTAAATAAATGCGATTCTTCCGATCTATTATTCATAAAAGGGATTGGACCTAAACGGGCCTCTAGAATAATCAAATACAGAAATAGGCTGGGTGGATTTAAAAATATTACACAACTAAAGGAAGTTTACGGAATCGATAGTATCGTTTTCAATAATCTCATTTCAAATACAACTTTGAATGAAGATTCAGCGATTTATAAAATCAATTTAAACACTGTTTCTTTTGAAGAACTGCTCAAACACCCTTATATGGATTACAACACCTGTAAGGTAATTATTAATTATAGAAAACAGCATGGAAAATTTGAGCGTCTCGAAGAATTAAAGCAAATAAAAATTATAGATTCTGATTTTATAACAAGAATGGGGCCTTATCTCCAATTTTTATAG
- a CDS encoding alanine:cation symporter family protein, whose translation MKNLKGYVLLGIFIIGSGTAAFADSGFEEKINNVIRKSIGPYLEIISDAIFFPVPLGGGHEMPFVIIWLLVGAMIFTIYMRFINFRGFKHAIDVARGRFDDPSDPGEVTHFQALTAALSGTVGLGNIAGVAIAVSVGGPGATFWMILAGLLGMTSKFVECTLGVKYRIVKKDGVVSGGPMYYLSRGLANKGWPVFGKIAAALFAFFCIGGSFGGGNMAQINQATKQFVNISGGTESFLYGREWLFGLLMAIIVGMIIIGGIKSIAKVTDKIVPFMVGIYIAAAIIVLVFKYTDIPWAIASIFKGAFSADAAFGGFLGVLIQGFRRAAFSNEAGVGSASIAHSAAMTDEPVSEGIVSLLEPFIDTVVVCTMTALVIIITGNIDPGASQGVELTSKAFGSVISWFPYILSIAVILFALSTMISWSYYGLKSWTYLFGDNKYTDVSYKVIFCTFVVLGSAMNMQKVFDFSDAMIFAMAFPNVMGLYILAPEVKKDLADYIRRIKSGEIKKYF comes from the coding sequence ATGAAAAATTTGAAGGGATACGTATTGTTGGGAATATTTATTATAGGTTCCGGTACTGCTGCTTTTGCAGATTCCGGTTTTGAAGAAAAAATCAATAATGTTATACGAAAATCGATCGGACCTTATCTTGAAATAATATCTGATGCTATATTTTTCCCGGTACCACTTGGGGGCGGGCATGAAATGCCATTTGTGATTATCTGGCTTTTGGTAGGCGCAATGATATTCACAATATACATGCGATTTATCAATTTTAGAGGCTTTAAACATGCAATTGATGTAGCGAGGGGACGTTTCGATGATCCCAGTGATCCTGGTGAGGTTACTCATTTTCAGGCTTTAACAGCCGCTTTATCAGGAACTGTTGGCTTGGGAAATATTGCAGGAGTTGCCATTGCAGTTTCTGTGGGAGGTCCGGGTGCCACTTTTTGGATGATATTAGCCGGTCTTTTAGGAATGACTTCAAAATTTGTCGAATGCACGCTTGGTGTTAAATATAGAATTGTCAAAAAAGACGGTGTAGTTTCAGGTGGTCCTATGTATTATTTAAGCCGGGGATTAGCCAATAAAGGTTGGCCGGTTTTTGGTAAAATCGCCGCGGCTTTATTCGCATTTTTTTGCATCGGTGGATCCTTTGGAGGTGGAAATATGGCACAGATTAATCAAGCCACAAAGCAATTTGTCAACATTTCCGGGGGAACAGAAAGCTTTCTATACGGACGTGAATGGTTATTTGGTTTATTAATGGCAATTATTGTTGGCATGATCATCATCGGAGGAATTAAAAGTATTGCCAAAGTAACCGACAAAATCGTTCCATTTATGGTTGGCATTTATATCGCAGCCGCCATAATCGTCTTAGTTTTTAAGTATACTGATATCCCTTGGGCCATTGCATCCATTTTCAAAGGTGCCTTTTCTGCTGATGCTGCATTTGGAGGATTTCTCGGTGTTTTAATTCAGGGTTTTAGAAGAGCGGCTTTTTCAAATGAAGCCGGAGTGGGATCAGCTTCAATTGCCCATAGTGCCGCTATGACTGACGAACCTGTAAGTGAAGGAATTGTATCATTATTAGAGCCATTTATTGACACCGTCGTGGTTTGTACAATGACAGCATTGGTAATAATAATAACAGGAAATATAGATCCGGGAGCCAGTCAAGGCGTTGAGTTGACCTCAAAAGCATTTGGGTCTGTAATCTCATGGTTTCCATACATTTTGTCCATCGCAGTTATTTTGTTTGCCTTATCAACCATGATTTCCTGGTCTTATTATGGTTTGAAAAGCTGGACCTATTTATTTGGCGATAACAAGTATACCGATGTAAGCTATAAAGTTATCTTCTGCACCTTCGTTGTTTTGGGTTCAGCCATGAACATGCAGAAGGTCTTTGATTTTAGCGATGCTATGATCTTTGCCATGGCCTTCCCAAATGTTATGGGGCTTTATATACTGGCGCCTGAAGTAAAAAAAGATCTTGCCGATTACATCAGAAGAATCAAAAGTGGAGAAATCAAAAAATATTTTTAA
- a CDS encoding SDR family oxidoreductase has product MRKKILITGSNGLLGQKLVSLILKENEYDLIATARGENRIKEIYPEMKFSEMDITKRDEVLNVISSEKPDYVIHTAAMTQVDDCETNKEQCDLLNVKSVEYLTEACELSDCHLVHLSTDFIFDGKNGPYKENDIANPISYYGESKLRSENVVKKSKTKWAIVRTVLVFGIVHKMSRSNIILWVKKSLEEGKSINVVNDQWRTPTLAEDLAKGCYLICKNNSEGVFNISGPDLLTPYDMAILTADYFKLNKNLIKEVDGSIFKQAAKRPPKTGFVLDKAMKELNYKPHSFSEGIEIIARQTENS; this is encoded by the coding sequence TTGAGAAAAAAAATTCTGATTACAGGATCCAACGGACTCCTGGGGCAAAAATTGGTAAGTCTGATTTTAAAAGAAAATGAGTACGATCTAATTGCAACAGCCCGTGGTGAAAATAGAATTAAAGAAATATATCCCGAAATGAAATTTTCGGAAATGGACATTACAAAAAGAGATGAAGTACTGAATGTAATTAGTTCAGAAAAACCCGATTATGTGATACATACTGCAGCAATGACTCAGGTCGACGACTGTGAAACAAATAAAGAGCAATGTGATCTCTTAAATGTAAAATCTGTAGAGTACCTGACTGAAGCTTGTGAACTGTCCGACTGCCATCTGGTTCATCTCTCAACAGATTTTATTTTTGATGGTAAAAACGGACCATACAAAGAAAATGATATTGCAAATCCCATAAGTTATTACGGAGAGTCGAAACTGAGATCTGAAAACGTAGTAAAAAAATCAAAAACGAAATGGGCTATTGTCCGAACCGTATTGGTTTTTGGCATTGTTCACAAAATGTCCAGATCAAATATTATTCTCTGGGTTAAAAAAAGTCTCGAAGAAGGAAAATCGATAAATGTGGTGAATGACCAATGGAGAACGCCAACTTTAGCTGAAGATTTAGCTAAAGGCTGTTATCTAATTTGCAAAAATAATTCTGAAGGCGTTTTCAATATTTCCGGACCTGATCTTTTGACACCTTACGATATGGCAATTTTAACTGCTGATTATTTTAAGCTGAACAAAAACCTAATTAAAGAGGTGGATGGAAGTATTTTTAAGCAGGCAGCCAAAAGACCTCCAAAGACAGGATTCGTTTTGGATAAAGCCATGAAAGAGCTGAATTACAAGCCACATTCATTTTCCGAGGGTATTGAGATTATTGCCCGACAAACTGAGAATAGCTAA
- a CDS encoding peptidylprolyl isomerase: MKIKIILLSFTLAIIIGAFIFPGSSAKTKNNSDHIITISTKYGDMKFILYEATPLHKENFIKLVKKGYFDSTTFHRVINQFMIQGGDPNSKDSNPNNDGLGGPGYTIPSEFNSKLFHKKGALAAARQPDAINPKKESSGSQFYIVQGRPVSNDELKRLSSFMKQDYSVDQIKIYNELGGTPHLDGEYTVFGEIISGMNVIDSISNVRVNSAKRPYDNIYMKIKEEEMKKKKITKLYNYVYPPVDQATTKK, translated from the coding sequence TTGAAAATTAAAATCATTCTTTTATCCTTCACACTTGCGATAATTATTGGGGCTTTCATTTTCCCTGGTTCCAGCGCAAAAACCAAAAATAATAGCGATCATATAATTACGATAAGTACTAAATATGGAGATATGAAATTCATCCTTTATGAAGCAACACCTCTTCATAAAGAGAACTTCATTAAATTGGTTAAAAAAGGATACTTCGACAGCACCACATTTCATCGGGTCATCAATCAATTTATGATTCAGGGTGGTGATCCGAACAGTAAAGATTCTAATCCAAACAACGATGGGCTAGGTGGCCCCGGATACACCATTCCGTCAGAATTCAATTCCAAACTATTCCATAAAAAAGGAGCCCTTGCAGCTGCTCGGCAACCCGATGCCATAAATCCAAAAAAGGAATCGAGTGGATCTCAGTTTTACATAGTTCAGGGTAGGCCTGTTTCCAATGATGAATTAAAACGCCTTTCTTCTTTTATGAAACAGGATTATTCGGTTGATCAAATCAAGATATACAATGAGCTGGGTGGAACTCCTCATCTGGATGGTGAATACACCGTCTTTGGAGAAATTATTTCCGGTATGAATGTCATCGACTCGATTTCAAATGTCAGAGTCAATTCAGCAAAACGACCATATGATAATATTTATATGAAAATTAAGGAGGAAGAGATGAAAAAGAAGAAAATCACGAAGCTTTATAATTATGTTTATCCTCCAGTAGATCAAGCAACAACAAAAAAATAA